From Nonlabens sp. Ci31, the proteins below share one genomic window:
- a CDS encoding EamA family transporter encodes MNSPANCFFNASLQKRFLTLRSVIAGLVLGVPNYFSIYFIIKALKNGMESSVVYPINHVGTVLFTSFLGVLIFKEKLIPKNYIGIVVAIVAIVMIAFAKA; translated from the coding sequence ATCAACAGTCCAGCTAATTGCTTTTTTAATGCATCACTCCAAAAGCGTTTTTTAACGTTAAGATCTGTGATTGCCGGGCTTGTTTTAGGAGTCCCTAATTACTTCTCTATTTACTTTATTATAAAGGCGCTCAAGAACGGAATGGAAAGCAGTGTGGTTTACCCTATCAATCACGTGGGAACCGTACTTTTTACTTCTTTCTTAGGAGTTCTCATTTTTAAAGAAAAACTAATTCCTAAAAACTATATTGGGATTGTGGTTGCGATTGTGGCTATTGTTATGATTGCTTTCGCGAAAGCCTAA